One Luteibacter sp. 9135 DNA segment encodes these proteins:
- a CDS encoding alpha/beta fold hydrolase codes for MSFITMRDGTQIYYKDWGTGQPVVFHHGWPLSADDWDAQMMFFLAHGFRVIAHDRRGHGRSSQTATGNDMDTYAADVAELAAHLDLKDAVHIGHSTGGGEVARYVARHGTGRVAKAVLVSAVPPIMVKTPANPGGLDISVFDGFRTSLADNRAQFYREVPIPFYGFNRPGVTTLDGVVDNWWRQGMMGGIKAHYDCIKAFSETDFTDDLKAITVPTLVMHGDDDQIVPYEDAGVLSAKLVPGAQLKLYKGYPHGMLTLHADVINPDLLAFIKA; via the coding sequence ATGTCATTCATCACGATGCGAGACGGCACGCAGATCTACTACAAGGACTGGGGCACCGGCCAGCCGGTCGTCTTCCACCACGGTTGGCCGCTGAGTGCGGACGACTGGGACGCGCAGATGATGTTCTTCCTCGCCCACGGTTTTCGCGTCATCGCGCATGACCGCCGGGGCCACGGGCGTTCGTCGCAGACGGCGACCGGCAACGACATGGATACCTACGCGGCCGACGTGGCCGAACTGGCCGCGCACCTGGACCTGAAGGACGCCGTGCACATCGGCCATTCCACCGGCGGCGGCGAAGTGGCGCGCTACGTGGCGCGTCACGGCACGGGCCGTGTGGCCAAGGCCGTGCTGGTCAGCGCAGTGCCGCCGATCATGGTCAAGACCCCGGCCAATCCCGGCGGCCTGGACATCTCGGTGTTCGACGGCTTCCGCACGTCGCTGGCGGACAACCGCGCGCAGTTCTACCGCGAGGTACCCATTCCCTTCTACGGCTTCAACCGCCCGGGCGTGACCACGCTCGACGGCGTGGTCGACAACTGGTGGCGCCAGGGCATGATGGGCGGCATCAAGGCCCATTACGACTGCATCAAGGCGTTCTCGGAAACCGACTTCACCGACGACCTCAAGGCCATCACCGTACCCACGCTGGTCATGCACGGTGACGACGACCAGATCGTGCCCTACGAGGATGCGGGCGTGCTTTCCGCCAAGCTCGTTCCGGGCGCCCAGCTGAAGCTCTACAAGGGCTACCCGCACGGCATGCTGACCCTGCACGCGGATGTCATCAACCCGGACCTGCTGGCTTTCATCAAGGCCTGA
- a CDS encoding sugar porter family MFS transporter produces MQAVNPSNADSAGGSTGLVVGIAVIAALGGLLFGYDTGVIGVALLGLGREFAMDDTTKQLVTGAIIFGALFGCLGTGPLSDRLGRRRMVIFVGVLFALGSIASAMSTSVEMLIASRFLLGLSAGSSTQIIPVYIAEVSPPKHRGKMVVLFQFMVVFGITVAYFTGFFLGEHWRWMFGLGLVPAVILLGGMAILPESPRWLVTKGRKQEAIDVLTRVRGDRGLAEREVTEIEGVSDNQETGRWRDLAKPWIRPAVIVGASISMFSQITGNNALIYYAPTILTKAGFSDKWAVLGTGGSTILVVIMTVIGSILVDRIGRRRYLLWMIPGSIVALVVMGFLFEGQGPQTDLSRVLVVACLAAYLMLNCGGFGVCIWLINSEVYPLFVRGKGASLGAFSHWFFDLLVTLSTLSLVTWLGASHTFWLYAVISLGALVFIYYMVPETMGKSLEQIEHELREERFYPFQQKRSRHR; encoded by the coding sequence ATGCAAGCGGTAAATCCCTCCAACGCCGACAGCGCCGGTGGCAGCACCGGCCTGGTCGTCGGCATCGCGGTGATCGCCGCGCTCGGCGGACTGCTGTTCGGCTACGACACCGGCGTGATCGGCGTCGCGCTCCTGGGCCTCGGCCGTGAGTTCGCGATGGACGACACGACCAAGCAGCTGGTCACGGGCGCGATCATCTTCGGCGCGCTGTTCGGCTGCCTCGGCACCGGCCCGTTGTCCGATCGCCTCGGTCGCCGGCGTATGGTCATCTTCGTGGGCGTGCTGTTCGCGCTCGGCTCGATCGCCTCGGCGATGTCGACGAGCGTGGAAATGCTGATCGCGTCACGTTTCCTGCTGGGCCTGTCGGCCGGCAGTTCCACGCAGATCATCCCGGTGTACATCGCGGAAGTATCGCCGCCGAAGCATCGCGGCAAGATGGTGGTGCTGTTCCAGTTCATGGTGGTGTTCGGCATCACCGTGGCCTACTTTACGGGTTTCTTCCTCGGTGAACACTGGCGCTGGATGTTCGGCCTGGGCCTGGTGCCGGCGGTGATCCTGCTGGGTGGCATGGCGATCCTGCCCGAGAGCCCGCGCTGGCTGGTGACCAAGGGTCGCAAGCAGGAGGCGATCGACGTGCTGACGCGCGTACGCGGCGACCGTGGCCTTGCCGAGCGCGAGGTGACCGAGATCGAGGGTGTGTCCGACAACCAGGAGACCGGCCGCTGGCGCGACCTGGCCAAGCCGTGGATCCGCCCGGCCGTGATCGTCGGCGCGAGCATATCGATGTTTTCCCAGATCACCGGCAACAACGCGCTGATCTACTACGCCCCCACTATCCTCACCAAGGCCGGCTTCTCGGACAAGTGGGCCGTGCTGGGCACCGGCGGCAGCACCATCCTCGTCGTCATCATGACGGTCATCGGCAGCATCCTGGTCGACCGCATCGGCCGGCGTCGCTACCTGCTGTGGATGATTCCCGGCTCCATCGTGGCGCTGGTGGTCATGGGTTTCCTGTTCGAAGGGCAGGGGCCGCAGACCGACCTTAGCCGCGTGCTGGTGGTGGCCTGCCTGGCCGCTTACCTGATGCTCAACTGCGGCGGCTTCGGCGTGTGCATCTGGCTGATCAATTCCGAGGTTTATCCGCTGTTCGTCCGCGGCAAGGGCGCCAGCCTGGGTGCCTTCAGCCACTGGTTCTTCGACCTCCTGGTGACGCTGAGCACGTTGTCGCTGGTGACCTGGCTGGGCGCCTCGCACACGTTCTGGCTGTATGCGGTGATCTCGCTGGGCGCGCTGGTGTTCATCTACTACATGGTGCCCGAGACGATGGGCAAGAGCCTGGAACAGATCGAGCACGAACTGCGCGAGGAACGCTTCTACCCGTTCCAGCAGAAGCGCAGCAGGCATCGCTGA
- a CDS encoding DUF5597 domain-containing protein, translating to MRLPGRVRAFAQARAVALTGALVLASAPALAAQLPQVVHANGRHALQVDGKPYTMLAVQLHNSSAWPAVLPEVWDEVLALHPNTLEAPVYWEQFEPSPGRYDTANLDALIAGARAHGLRLVVLWFGSWKNGQMHYVPEWMKADPARYPRALDEHGTPLEDLSPYADANLHADQAAFAALMDHLRKVDGDRHTVIMVQVENEPGSVGAIRDHSAAAERAFAAPVPEALAQALHRPAGRTWTATFGADADEQFNAYGIARYIDQVAASGKARYALPMYVNTWLRYKGKHMPGYDYPSGGATWNVLDTWKASAPHIDLIGTDLYSTDYHEFTKVVGQYTRADNPPWISETGYDAGNAPYLFHVLAQGGVGFSIFGVDHAADTAERKAATEAHARNFALLGPIQGRVADAAFKGTLKAAVEQRGQPKTDIALGDGWTAHVSYGAPPWGDAPPELPGNPTADGHILLLPLDKDEYLLVGFHARVEFERTRQDGRMGQLLRVEEGEYRNGTWVSRRWWNGDETDYGLNLGDRPVYLRVRLGDFPTTLTDTADHPVPADPADPAR from the coding sequence ATCCGCCTGCCCGGCCGCGTGCGTGCCTTCGCCCAGGCGCGGGCCGTCGCCCTGACGGGTGCCCTGGTCCTGGCCAGCGCACCGGCGCTCGCCGCGCAGCTGCCCCAGGTGGTGCATGCGAACGGACGCCACGCGCTGCAGGTGGACGGCAAGCCCTACACGATGCTGGCCGTGCAGCTGCACAACTCCAGCGCATGGCCCGCCGTCCTGCCCGAGGTGTGGGACGAGGTGCTCGCGCTGCACCCGAACACCCTGGAGGCGCCGGTCTACTGGGAACAGTTCGAGCCCTCCCCGGGTCGCTACGACACGGCCAACCTCGACGCGCTGATTGCCGGCGCCCGAGCGCACGGCCTGCGCCTGGTGGTGCTCTGGTTCGGCAGCTGGAAGAACGGCCAGATGCACTACGTGCCGGAGTGGATGAAGGCCGATCCCGCCCGCTACCCGCGGGCGCTGGATGAACACGGCACGCCGCTGGAAGATCTCTCGCCCTACGCCGATGCCAACCTGCACGCGGACCAGGCCGCGTTCGCCGCCCTCATGGACCACCTGCGCAAGGTGGACGGCGATCGCCACACCGTGATCATGGTGCAGGTGGAAAACGAGCCCGGCAGCGTCGGTGCCATCCGCGACCACTCCGCGGCAGCGGAGCGCGCGTTCGCCGCACCGGTACCCGAGGCGCTGGCGCAGGCCCTGCACCGGCCAGCCGGCCGCACCTGGACGGCGACCTTCGGTGCCGATGCCGACGAACAGTTCAACGCCTACGGCATCGCGCGCTATATCGACCAGGTGGCGGCCAGCGGCAAGGCGCGCTACGCGCTGCCGATGTACGTCAACACGTGGCTGCGCTACAAGGGCAAGCACATGCCCGGCTACGACTACCCCAGCGGCGGCGCCACCTGGAACGTGCTGGACACCTGGAAGGCCAGCGCACCGCACATCGACCTGATCGGCACCGACCTTTACAGCACCGACTACCACGAGTTCACCAAGGTGGTCGGCCAATACACCCGCGCCGACAACCCGCCGTGGATCTCCGAGACCGGCTACGACGCCGGCAACGCGCCCTACCTGTTCCACGTGCTCGCGCAGGGCGGCGTGGGTTTCTCGATCTTCGGCGTGGACCACGCCGCCGACACCGCGGAACGCAAGGCCGCGACGGAAGCCCACGCGCGCAACTTCGCCCTGCTCGGCCCGATCCAGGGCCGGGTCGCCGATGCGGCGTTCAAGGGCACGCTCAAGGCCGCCGTGGAGCAACGCGGCCAACCGAAAACGGACATCGCGCTGGGCGATGGCTGGACGGCCCATGTGTCCTACGGCGCCCCGCCCTGGGGCGACGCGCCGCCGGAACTGCCGGGCAATCCCACCGCGGACGGCCACATCCTCCTGCTGCCGCTGGACAAGGACGAGTACCTGCTGGTCGGCTTCCACGCGCGCGTGGAGTTCGAGCGCACTCGGCAGGACGGCCGCATGGGCCAGCTACTGCGCGTGGAGGAAGGCGAATACCGCAACGGCACCTGGGTGTCCCGCCGCTGGTGGAACGGCGACGAGACCGACTATGGCCTCAACCTCGGCGACCGTCCGGTTTACCTCCGGGTGCGTCTGGGGGATTTTCCCACCACCCTGACCGACACCGCCGATCACCCCGTTCCCGCCGATCCCGCCGATCCCGCACGGTAA
- the bla gene encoding class A beta-lactamase, giving the protein MLKPTLVALSLALSLVPLAAMATGDAAAAGFPAAATSAMPADVGTDAPKATGAADRSAVLQASLQSLADKAKPAHFGIIVTDLDDGTTARVGDDRAYMLMSVFKAPVAAAVLHGVDAGTLHLDQRVHLTPADVVAGSAVPSIGTRAAKGAIDVTVAELLSASVSQSDNTAVDALLKLLGGGPKVTAYLDGKGVHGMRIDVGEREIGQVFDGLADGTAVPVHETAQAKDARRRRGYEAAIAMPQNTTTLDGAATFLRKLQAGELLSPVSTRYLLSLMQAQVVPTRIRAGLPAGFGIADKTGTGASYGKRIAAWNDMAIVTAPNGKSAVVAAFLRDTTSTDDERAAWFRELGALVAAQLR; this is encoded by the coding sequence ATGCTGAAACCCACCCTTGTCGCGCTGTCGCTGGCCTTGTCGCTGGTCCCGTTGGCGGCGATGGCCACGGGTGACGCCGCCGCCGCGGGCTTTCCCGCAGCCGCCACGAGCGCCATGCCCGCCGACGTGGGCACCGATGCACCGAAGGCCACCGGTGCGGCAGACCGGTCGGCCGTCTTGCAGGCCTCGCTGCAGTCGCTTGCCGACAAGGCAAAGCCCGCCCACTTCGGCATCATCGTGACCGACCTGGACGACGGCACCACGGCGCGGGTCGGCGACGACCGCGCCTACATGCTGATGAGCGTGTTCAAGGCGCCGGTCGCCGCTGCCGTGTTGCACGGCGTGGACGCAGGCACGTTGCACCTCGACCAGAGGGTGCACCTGACGCCGGCCGACGTGGTGGCGGGCTCCGCGGTACCGTCGATCGGCACGCGGGCAGCGAAGGGAGCCATCGATGTCACGGTGGCCGAACTGCTGTCGGCGTCGGTCTCACAGAGCGACAACACGGCCGTGGACGCGTTGCTCAAGCTGCTCGGCGGTGGCCCCAAGGTCACGGCGTACCTCGACGGTAAAGGCGTCCATGGCATGCGCATCGACGTGGGCGAACGGGAGATCGGGCAGGTGTTCGACGGCCTGGCCGACGGCACAGCGGTTCCGGTACACGAGACCGCGCAGGCGAAAGATGCGCGGCGTCGTCGCGGCTACGAGGCCGCCATCGCCATGCCGCAGAACACCACGACGCTGGACGGCGCGGCCACGTTCCTGCGCAAGCTGCAGGCCGGCGAACTGCTGTCGCCCGTGTCGACGCGCTACCTGCTGTCGCTGATGCAGGCCCAGGTCGTGCCCACGCGTATCCGCGCCGGCCTGCCGGCCGGCTTCGGCATCGCCGACAAGACCGGTACGGGTGCGAGCTACGGCAAGCGCATCGCCGCCTGGAACGATATGGCCATCGTCACCGCGCCCAACGGCAAAAGCGCCGTCGTGGCGGCTTTCCTGCGCGATACCACGTCGACGGACGATGAGCGTGCCGCGTGGTTCAGGGAACTGGGCGCGCTGGTCGCGGCGCAGTTGCGGTAA
- a CDS encoding nucleoside/nucleotide kinase family protein, whose amino-acid sequence MIDSTAIERLDALMQGGGRRILGIAGLPGAGKSTLVAQILEHVGPHAVGVPMDGFHLANAELARLDRASRKGAPDTFDAAGYVALLRRLRDPVPGEIVYAPAFHREIEEPVAGEIAVSADARLIVTEGNYLLLDADGWQDVHGLLDEVWFVDVDDVQRREQLLQRHMHYGRTRQAALDWIEHTDEPNGRRIAATAGRADFNVRVSLDATA is encoded by the coding sequence TTGATCGATTCCACAGCGATCGAACGCCTGGATGCACTCATGCAGGGCGGCGGTCGCCGCATCCTCGGTATCGCCGGCTTGCCGGGCGCGGGTAAGTCTACGCTCGTGGCGCAAATCCTCGAGCACGTCGGCCCGCATGCGGTCGGCGTGCCGATGGATGGTTTCCATCTGGCCAACGCGGAACTGGCCCGCCTTGATCGCGCGTCGCGCAAGGGCGCTCCCGATACCTTCGACGCCGCCGGTTACGTGGCGTTGCTGCGCCGACTGCGCGACCCGGTGCCGGGCGAGATCGTCTATGCGCCGGCCTTCCACCGAGAGATCGAAGAGCCGGTGGCCGGTGAGATCGCCGTGTCCGCCGATGCCCGGCTGATCGTCACCGAAGGCAACTACCTGCTGCTGGACGCGGATGGCTGGCAGGACGTGCACGGCCTGCTCGACGAGGTGTGGTTCGTCGACGTGGACGACGTCCAGCGCCGCGAGCAGCTGTTGCAGCGGCATATGCACTACGGGCGCACGCGGCAAGCCGCGCTCGACTGGATCGAACACACCGACGAACCCAACGGCCGCCGCATCGCGGCGACGGCGGGGCGTGCGGATTTCAACGTGCGGGTCAGCCTCGATGCGACCGCATGA